The following are encoded together in the bacterium genome:
- a CDS encoding methyltransferase domain-containing protein, giving the protein MRHDVAAPSDWIVRFAPRVRSGGSVLDVAAGAGRHARLFLARGHAVTAIDRDVARLMPHPALRAIAADLEDGSPWPLPGARFDAVVVTSYLWRPLLPVLVDAVAPGGLLLYETFAVGNARFGKPSNPDFLLRPGELLEAVRGRLVVAAYEHGEVVSPRPAVVQRIAATA; this is encoded by the coding sequence ATGCGCCACGACGTCGCCGCCCCGTCCGACTGGATCGTGCGCTTCGCACCGCGCGTGCGCAGCGGCGGCTCCGTGCTCGACGTCGCTGCCGGGGCGGGGCGGCACGCGCGCCTGTTCCTCGCGCGCGGGCATGCGGTCACGGCGATCGATCGCGACGTCGCCCGGCTCATGCCGCATCCGGCGCTGCGCGCGATCGCGGCCGACCTCGAGGACGGGTCGCCGTGGCCGTTGCCGGGGGCGCGCTTCGACGCCGTCGTCGTGACGAGCTACCTGTGGCGACCGCTGCTGCCGGTGCTCGTCGACGCCGTCGCGCCGGGCGGGCTCCTCCTCTACGAGACGTTCGCCGTGGGCAACGCCCGCTTCGGCAAGCCGTCGAACCCCGACTTCCTCCTGCGCCCGGGCGAGCTGCTCGAGGCGGTGCGCGGGCGGCTCGTCGTGGCGGCGTACGAGCACGGCGAGGTCGTGTCGCCGCGTCCCGCGGTCGTGCAGCGGATCGCGGCGACTGCCTGA
- a CDS encoding creatininase family protein: MPVVRAEELTYTAIRRLDASRAVAFLPVSALEVHGPHLPLGMDVYMARWMAEEAGRRFAARRSDWTVVQLPALTIGADELPLRGTMNAPAGVVHRTLLAHGRSLARAGYRFVVVTNGHGGPRHAAALEAACRTVSRRTGIAMCTPSILVLHRIITGGRLARTEELLGRALTGPERAALLCGEHAGAWETSFMLAQHPELVEPDWTRLGRLAPPALAPLHGLGTRVAAWRERRGADVTRLRTAVDAIAGGLGWLLNARFGYGGAEVSYKGDPSAASAEIGHAFREILAADCLEIVEAVVDGRLRAEEVRSVASDHALIQPRFWPRVGMAAAAAVLLLALG, encoded by the coding sequence ATGCCCGTCGTGCGTGCCGAGGAGCTGACCTACACGGCGATCCGGCGTCTCGATGCGAGCCGCGCCGTCGCCTTCCTGCCCGTCTCCGCGCTCGAGGTGCATGGGCCGCACCTGCCGCTCGGGATGGACGTCTACATGGCGCGCTGGATGGCCGAGGAAGCCGGACGGCGCTTCGCGGCGCGCCGGTCCGACTGGACGGTCGTGCAGCTGCCGGCGCTGACGATCGGGGCCGACGAGCTGCCGCTGCGCGGGACCATGAACGCGCCGGCGGGCGTGGTCCATCGGACGCTGCTCGCGCACGGCCGCTCGCTCGCGCGCGCCGGCTACCGCTTCGTCGTGGTGACGAACGGGCACGGCGGGCCGCGCCACGCGGCGGCGCTCGAGGCGGCGTGCCGCACCGTCTCGCGGCGGACCGGCATCGCGATGTGCACGCCGTCGATCCTGGTGCTCCACCGCATCATCACCGGCGGGCGGCTCGCGCGCACCGAGGAGCTGCTCGGGCGTGCGCTCACCGGGCCCGAGCGCGCGGCGCTCCTCTGCGGCGAGCACGCCGGCGCCTGGGAGACGTCGTTCATGCTGGCGCAGCACCCGGAGCTGGTCGAGCCGGACTGGACGCGGCTCGGCCGGCTCGCGCCGCCTGCGCTGGCGCCGCTGCACGGGCTCGGCACGCGCGTCGCTGCCTGGCGCGAGCGGCGCGGCGCCGACGTCACACGGCTGCGCACCGCGGTCGACGCCATTGCCGGGGGCCTCGGCTGGCTCCTCAACGCGCGCTTCGGCTACGGCGGCGCGGAGGTGTCGTACAAGGGCGACCCGTCGGCGGCGTCGGCCGAGATCGGCCACGCGTTCCGGGAGATCCTCGCGGCGGACTGCCTCGAGATCGTCGAGGCGGTGGTCGACGGGCGCCTGCGTGCCGAGGAGGTGCGCAGCGTCGCGTCGGATCACGCCTTGATCCAGCCGCGCTTCTGGCCGCGCGTCGGCATGGCGGCTGCCGCGGCGGTGCTGCTGCTGGCGCTGGGCTGA